TAGGGTTTGTGAGGTTGACGAGGGCTCTCATCTGGATGCTCGACTCTGTTGTTTCCAGAATTTCGATCTCGCCGACCTCAGGTTTGAGTTTACCAAGCGCGTTACCGGGAAATCCTTAAGTTGAGTCAGCATTTGCTCTCGATACGACTGTGAGGCGTGTTATGAAAATACTTCAGAGTGTAAACGAGGATTATTCGTCCTCGTGGGGGATGCAAGATATTACCATAGCGATGACGGACCGTTTACTGGAATCTTGCCCTCAGCGGGAACCTTCTTTACCGTCAAGATGCCAAGGACAGTTTTAACCTTGACATCAACTTCAGCCTTGATGTCAAGTGTGATATCACCGCCACCAAATAGTAGCTTTTGCATAACTTCGCTGAATACATCGCCATCGGTGATCGTCAGGGGGACGTCAACCAATCGTGATGTGATGTTGAGCAGAGTCTCGTTGTTCTCCTCGTCGTGAACCCGTGTTGAGTTGGCATCCTGCCAATGACGCAAGTTCAACTCGCCCATTTTGCGTTTCTTGTAGAACAGATCAGCATTGGACCGAATCTGGTCCACCCCCAGATTCACATTTAGCTCAGGCGGAAGGGCTGCAAGTACTTGTGCAGTACCAGAAACTCGAGGCTCGCCATCAGGATCATCCACGTCTGCGAAAGGGTCTGGTAGCTTAAAGTCGACATCGCTCAAAGAGAAATTGCGGATTAAGCTGTCGAATGACCGTCCAGGGAAGTCGACAGGAACCGTGATACTCTCAAGAATATCTGAAATCCACTCTGGAGTGTCAGTATCATTGAGTTTCTTCCCCCTTACAAAGACTTTGGCATCTTCGCCGTGCAAGTAACGATCCATGAAATTGTCCAAGGGAGACGACTCAGAGTGAGGGCATGCTTTGACGAGGGATTCTGGAATGTCACGGATGGTTCCTTTGGCGCTGGCATGAACATCCGCTTTGGCACCAACGTCAATAGGGTCGGTAATAGCATCTGCAACACTGATAGACGGCAATGTTGAGTCGCAGTTGGGGACCAAGACTTCAAAACCAAGAGTCGGCACTTGGAAGGATACGGGGTAGTCATTGTGGGCTTTCAAAGATACGTCGGCCTCAATGACTTCCCGTCCGTGACCATCTACCGGGCGATCGTGAAGGTCCATGCGTTCTATGTTGTATTCTGGCATGTTCGGGATCTCATTGGCTATGATGGTGTCAGTCAAGTTCTGGATGTGAATATTTGGTCTGATTAAAGTAGTGATTTCTTTCCTAGGAATAAGGAGGCAAAGGAACGGTAGAGAGATTGACCTTCAAAAACCAGAGATTCCGCCACATCATGAGACCCAAGTGGGAAGACTCCCGACTGAAGATGAACCTTGGTCTTACCAACCACCTTCAGCTTGTTCAGATTTCCGTCCAACCAATCATTCGCGATCTTGCGAATATGCTCGACATTGCCAGGGTTAACCTCTGCCACGAAATCCAGTTCGTTGGTATGACCATTAACAATATCAACTACCAGAGGAGGAATAACAGCAGTGCCGGCAAGAGCATCAGCGTAGTCGGGCAGGTAGACGTTTACGGTGGTCTCCTTGGTCTCTAGTTTCCGCATGATCCCGGTCACTGCTTTCCCAATACGGCGGGAATTCTTGTTGTCAACCCGTGATCCATCAAGATAGACATTTGCGCGGATACGCGCCCGGATGCCGTCACTGGTGATGTTTTCGATAGACAAGTTGGTGGGTTCAACCACAGTAGCTTTCTCGGCGTACTCCTTGACGGCTGGAGGGACTAGGAAACCAATAACTATGATGAAAATGACGATGATACCAAGAATAATCATGGCAATAATGGAAGGCCATCGCCAGGACGATTTGGTAGTGCTCTTTTTACGTGTTGGCCAGAAACTCCAACCCCGAGACTGGGGTTGAGATGTAGGTTCACTGTCTCCATCATGTTCAGCAACATGGGCGTGTTGATTGTCATCAGTACGGTTCAGAAGAGGCGATGATTCGGTGGGATCCTCTTCCTCGCGCGTTGGCGAGACGAGAGGCTCGGCTTCGTCGTTTGGCATTGTGAATTATCGAAGAGTGAACACCGCCTAATTGGTAGTCGATGCGCGCATTGGGCGCAGGCAGCTTGATGAGGTGCCGCAGTTGTGGGGTGAACAGGATATGTGATAATATAGGTGTTTGAATGTCGCTATTATTGTTGATATTATTCAGGATGACTTGGAGATGAGTTGATGTAAGGATGAAGAAGTAACCATATGTTAAGGTTGGGCAAGGGACTCGTCATTGATGGGGCAAGTCCACCATTCACCTCCACAGGGTTTAATTAGGCGTGAGATTGATAAGGATGTGGAGGATTGTGTCTTGATTGGCTTGTGCCCTCTAAATCCAGGAACCAACCCAGCCTCGGCACCaccctgcctgcctgcctgacTCTACTGAGACCTGGGGATTCTTGAACACGACGTCATTTTCCCATTAAACCAGCAAGCCTGGGTTTTGAATTCAAACAAGACAAAGATAGATATTCACTTACTATGTACACCACGCAGTGCCTAAAGTCATATTCCTGACAATATACCTGTGTACCTGGTAGTAGCCTTTCAAGGTTGTGCTCAGTTACTATTTACCCGTAGGTACATAGTAGTGCTAGTTTCTTATCAGGTGCGTTCCATGTCTTTGAGGTCGAAACCCACCTATATATTCAAACTTCAGCCATACACCATAGAAAATCAAATAACATTCGTTACCTACAGGCTCTAGCGTTGTGGGAGCTCTGTGGACCAACCGGACCACCACAATTGCAAATTCAGATGCCGATAGCGGCTTTTGCTTGGAAGGAGGCTCCGCATCAACAGCACAAAGGTTTGAAACTCCAAGTTGTTGATTTTTGACATGAATCACGCTCAACGCCAGTCATAAATCACATACGTTGCCAAGGTGATTAATGTACAATACATATAATCAGCCATATACTCAGACTAGACATCCACGTTGTTGTAGATAGTGTCCCGAAACCGGCCAAGTAACAAGAAAGTGGGTGGGGTCTTGACTCTTGTCGCTTGTGACTCGCTGTTGAGACGAGAGGAACAACCAGACCAGCCTATCCTATCCCCAGTTCTAGATAGTACATGGTCCAATAGTGACTCTTCATCTCCTGCTTGCCCGACCTAGGTATTTTAGCTACTAATTGAATACCTAGATAAAAACTTCAGTCTTCTGCAATTGATTTACCAAACAACTCAATTGTAAGCCACCCACCTCAATACGAGACTTCCCAACCTCTCATCCACATTTTCAGCACATACGCAGTTCATAATGAAGACTTCAACTTTCCGAATCGCTCGAGGAGCCGCTGCGGGCCTTCAAAAACGAGCCTATACGCAGGCTACAACACCCCGGCATCTTATGACCATTGCTGATCTCACTCCTACTGAGTTCGCGAATCTCGTTCGTGATGCCAACACTCGAAAAATTGCTGTCAAGGGCGGAGCTCCTGCTAGCTATCTGAATGCTGGCCTTGCCGGCAAGACTGTTGCTATGATGTTCAGCAAGCGCAGCACTCGTACACGAGTTTCTACTGAAGCCGCAGTAACAATGCTGGGTGGCCATCCCATGTTTCTAGGCAAGGATGACATTCAGTTGGGTGTAAGTATTCAGCCTGTATTCATGTCATAACAAGACTAGTCTAATACCTAAAAAGGTGAACGAATCACTCTATGACACCTCAAAAGTCATATCATCCATGACTTCCTGTATGGTTGCCCGAGTAGGACCTCATTCTGATGTCGCTACTCTGGCCAAACACTCAAGTGTCCCTGTTATTAATGCTTTGTCTGATGATTTCCATCCTCTTCAGACTATTGCCGACTTCCTTACTCTCCACGAGACTTTCCCTTCATCAAGCTCCAAGGGAGCTACTCTGGGTCTGAACGGTCTCAAGGTTGCCTGGGTTGGCGATGCCAACAACGTTCTTTTCGATCTCGCCATTGGATGCGTCAAGATGGGTGTTGATATTTCAGTCGCTGCTCCCAAAGGATATGAGATCCCCGAAACTATGAGGCAGCTCATCACCTCCGCTGGCGACGGTGTTTCCTCGCCCGGTAAGCTTATCGAGACTAACGTTCCTGAGGAGGCCGTCAAGGATGCCAATGTTCTGGTCACGGATACATGGGTCTCCATGGGCCAGGAAGCTGACACCCAGAAGCGTCTCAAGGACTTTTCTGGATTCCAGATCACAAATGACCTTGCTAAGCGAGGAGGTGCTAAAAATGACTGGAAATTCATGCACTGCTTGCCTCGCCACCCTGAGGAGGTTGCCGATGAGGTCTTCTACAGCCCTCGATCTCTAGTTTTCCCCGAGGCCGAGAACCGTCTCTGGGCTGCTGTTTGTAAGTTTATCCTATACGTATCTCAAATGCGGCTTACTGACCTCTTCCAGCCGCTCTTGAAGGCTTTGTTGTGAACAAGGGTAAGCTTTAAGGGCGAGTAAACTACGGGACAGATGTTATCTGATTGCTGAACGGGACGAAGGCAGAGCGTTGGCGCatgaatatataaaaaatagtcATTGGAATTATATCAATTAAACCAGATCCTTTCCTTCAAAAACGCCATGGGCTGAGCCTCTAACTAAAGGTATCTGATTAGCCGGGAGGGAGCTGGCtagcatcaacaacatcatccgCCTCCATGGTGAGAGCCTCCTGGTTGCCCTCATTCAAAGGAGATCGGGGCAGAGCCATCAAACCTGTGCGAGCAGACTCGAGAATGCCGAATGGGGCAACAAGCTTAAGGAACGAATCGATACGGGATTGCTTGGCGGAACTAGGGTGTGTCAGTATTTGCAGAGCTTCAAGTGTGACAACTAGCTTACACTTCGACAATACA
This Fusarium poae strain DAOMC 252244 chromosome 3, whole genome shotgun sequence DNA region includes the following protein-coding sequences:
- a CDS encoding hypothetical protein (BUSCO:35699at5125), which codes for MKTSTFRIARGAAAGLQKRAYTQATTPRHLMTIADLTPTEFANLVRDANTRKIAVKGGAPASYLNAGLAGKTVAMMFSKRSTRTRVSTEAAVTMLGGHPMFLGKDDIQLGVNESLYDTSKVISSMTSCMVARVGPHSDVATLAKHSSVPVINALSDDFHPLQTIADFLTLHETFPSSSSKGATLGLNGLKVAWVGDANNVLFDLAIGCVKMGVDISVAAPKGYEIPETMRQLITSAGDGVSSPGKLIETNVPEEAVKDANVLVTDTWVSMGQEADTQKRLKDFSGFQITNDLAKRGGAKNDWKFMHCLPRHPEEVADEVFYSPRSLVFPEAENRLWAAVSALEGFVVNKGKL
- a CDS encoding hypothetical protein (TransMembrane:1 (i72-95o)~BUSCO:7501at5125); amino-acid sequence: MPNDEAEPLVSPTREEEDPTESSPLLNRTDDNQHAHVAEHDGDSEPTSQPQSRGWSFWPTRKKSTTKSSWRWPSIIAMIILGIIVIFIIVIGFLVPPAVKEYAEKATVVEPTNLSIENITSDGIRARIRANVYLDGSRVDNKNSRRIGKAVTGIMRKLETKETTVNVYLPDYADALAGTAVIPPLVVDIVNGHTNELDFVAEVNPGNVEHIRKIANDWLDGNLNKLKVVANEIPNMPEYNIERMDLHDRPVDGHGREVIEADVSLKAHNDYPVSFQVPTLGFEVLVPNCDSTLPSISVADAITDPIDVGAKADVHASAKGTIRDIPESLVKACPHSESSPLDNFMDRYLHGEDAKVFVRGKKLNDTDTPEWISDILESITVPVDFPGRSFDSLIRNFSLSDVDFKLPDPFADVDDPDGEPRVSGTAQVLAALPPELNVNLGVDQIRSNADLFYKKRKMGELNLRHWQDANSTRVHDEENNETLLNITSRLVDVPLTITDGDVFSEVMQKLLFGGGDITLDIKAEVDVKVKTVLGILTVKKVPAEGKIPVNGFPGNALGKLKPEVGEIEILETTESSIQMRALVNLTNPTPYAAVIPYLSVHILHDGKLLGEAISRDVTFNLGKNTNLPVHAIWDPLRFGGEDAHEVGRNLLSDYVSGENTTLTARTHKKSIPNVPIIGKALSKINITLPAPRITVPGEDGKDGEKPRFITDATFHLFSSTASFTLLSPLLYNTLYVEHINATALYNHTEPIGQITHDEPFPATPGRSQTPRLPVEWSPSRVGYGKLKEALDTISSTISMSSQTYRENNTVEIDNGSILDAPTPKALEIPSEDKLAKESKSNQTLDEMVEALDAEIEQTKEEMRAVWEEIAVENGELYTIQERD